Proteins co-encoded in one Puntigrus tetrazona isolate hp1 chromosome 20, ASM1883169v1, whole genome shotgun sequence genomic window:
- the gja11 gene encoding gap junction protein, alpha 11 produces MGDWDFLGRLLDRVQAHSTVVGKIWLTVLFVFRILVLGAGAERVWGDEQSDFICNSEQPGCENVCYDQAFPISHVRFWVLQIISVSTPTLAYLGHVVHVIHVEKKVREMMKKELQNEQISLFLKKVYKLPKYSRDNGKVNLRGRLLRSYILSLLCKILLEVGFILGQYYLYGFTLEAQYVCARFPCPHKVDCFLSRPTEKSIFIWFMLVVACVSLLLNVVEIFYLSVKKINECLSRKKDYTITPVTPVASRKDFKTTDQVIQNWMNREAELQKRELGNEATKSVASENHSVDMQEIHI; encoded by the coding sequence ATGGGAGATTGGGATTTTCTCGGAAGACTGCTGGATAGAGTCCAGGCGCACTCAACGGTGGTGGGAAAAATCTGGCTCACCGTCCTGTTTGTGTTTCGGATTCTAGTCCTCGGCGCCGGTGCCGAAAGAGTGTGGGGCGACGAGCAGTCGGACTTCATCTGCAACTCGGAGCAGCCCGGGTGCGAGAACGTCTGCTACGACCAGGCGTTCCCCATCTCGCACGTGCGCTTCTGGGTGCTGCAGATCATCTCGGTGTCGACGCCTACTCTGGCCTACCTGGGCCACGTCGTCCACGTCATCCATGTCGaaaagaaagtgagagaaatGATGAAGAAAGAGCTCCAGAATGAGCAAATCAGTCTGTTCCTGAAGAAAGTCTACAAACTCCCCAAGTACAGCAGGGACAATGGGAAGGTCAACCTTCGGGGGCGTCTCTTGAGAAGCTACATTCTGAGTTTGCTTTGCAAGATACTTTTAGAGGTGGGTTTCATCTTAGGACAGTACTACCTTTATGGCTTCACTCTCGAGGCCCAGTACGTCTGTGCCCGCTTTCCGTGTCCTCACAAGGTGGACTGTTTCTTGTCGAGGCCTACCGAGAAAAGCATCTTCATTTGGTTCATGCTGGTGGTGGCCTGCGTCTCCCTGCTCTTAAACGTGGTTGAGATCTTTTATCTTTCTGTTAAGAAGATCAACGAGTGTCTCAGTCGCAAAAAGGACTACACCATCACTCCCGTGACCCCCGTCGCGAGCAGGAAGGACTTCAAAACTACAGATCAGGTGATTCAGAACTGGATGAACCGTGAGGCGGAGCTTCAGAAGAGGGAACTTGGCAATGAGGCAACCAAGAGCGTGGCTTCAGAAAACCACAGCGTTGACATGCAAGAGATCCATATCTGA
- the gja13.2 gene encoding connexin 32.3, with the protein MGDWGFLSALLDKVQSHSTVIGKIWMSVLFIFRILVLGAAAESVWGDEQSNLVCNTMQPGCENVCYDWQFPISHIRFWVLQIIFVSTPTLVYLGHAVQVIHQENKLREKIQSLGDGHTLKAPKYTDESGHVKIKGNLLGSYLTQLFFKIVLEVAFIVGQYYLYGFVMIAKFSCSQSPCPYTVECFMSRPTEKTIFIIFMLVVACVSLVLNVVEVFYLLCTRVGCRSGKRRTHNITSTKNPASLPSSWMTSEDALKQNKMNKQYESGQSLGGSLDGAKEEKLLVEDH; encoded by the coding sequence ATGGGAGACTGGGGATTTCTCTCGGCGTTATTAGACAAAGTGCAGTCTCACTCCACCGTCATCGGCAAGATATGGATGAGCGTCCTCTTCATCTTCAGGATCCTGGTGCTGGGCGCAGCGGCGGAAAGCGTTTGGGGCGATGAACAATCGAATCTGGTTTGCAATACGATGCAACCCGGTTGCGAGAACGTATGCTATGACTGGCAGTTCCCCATCTCTCACATCCGCTTCTGGGTCTTGCAGATCATCTTTGTGTCCACTCCGACTTTGGTGTACCTGGGCCACGCGGTGCAGGTCATTCACCAAGAGAACAAACTCAGGGAGAAGATACAAAGTCTCGGCGACGGCCACACGTTGAAGGCCCCCAAATACACCGACGAAAGCGGCCACGTCAAAATTAAAGGCAACCTGCTAGGCAGCTATCTAACccagttgttttttaaaatcgtCTTGGAGGTCGCGTTTATCGTCGGACAGTATTATTTATACGGCTTTGTAATGATCGCCAAGTTTTCGTGCTCCCAATCCCCTTGCCCTTACACTGTAGAATGCTTCATGTCCCGTCCAACGGAGAAgaccatcttcatcatcttcatgcTAGTGGTGGCCTGCGTGTCTCTGGTGCTGAATGTCGTTGAGGTCTTCTACCTGCTGTGCACCAGGGTCGGATGCCGGAGCGGCAAGAGACGGACGCATAATATCACTTCGACTAAAAACCCGGCTAGTTTGCCATCCTCCTGGATGACCTCCGAAGACGCGctgaagcaaaacaaaatgaacaagcAGTACGAGAGCGGGCAGAGTCTGGGAGGAAGCCTGGATGGGgcgaaagaagaaaaactattGGTGGAAGACCATTAG
- the gja12.1 gene encoding gap junction protein, alpha 12.1, with translation MGEWGFLSKLLDKVQSHSTVIGKVWLTVLFVFRIMVLGAGAEKVWSDEQSKMICNTKQPGCTNVCYDHTFPISHIRFWVLQIIFVSTPTLLYFGHVLHILHKEKKLRRQMEIREEQQGLKHPKYTDDRGKVIIKGQLLGSYLASLFAKVLLEAAFIVGQYYIYGFIMIPKIECSRSPCPHTVECYMSRPTEKTIFIIFMLVVSCISLLLNVIEMFYLICRRSKRHRGAQASAFSQSLNGSKMYITGTSKST, from the coding sequence ATGGGAGAGTGGGGCTTTCTCTCCAAGCTGCTGGACAAAGTGCAGTCTCACTCCACGGTCATCGGGAAGGTCTGGCTCACCGTCCTCTTCGTCTTCAGGATCATGGTTCTCGGAGCCGGGGCTGAAAAGGTGTGGAGCGACGAACAGTCCAAAATGATCTGCAACACGAAGCAACCCGGTTGCACCAACGTGTGTTACGATCACACCTTTCCCATCTCCCACATCCGCTTCTGGGTGCTTCAGATCATCTTCGTGTCCACCCCGACGCTCCTATACTTCGGCCACGTCCTGCACATCCTCCACAAAGAAAAGAAGCTGAGACGGCAGATGGAGATCCGCGAGGAGCAGCAAGGCCTCAAACATCCCAAATACACGGACGATCGCGGCAAAGTCATAATCAAGGGCCAGCTGTTAGGCAGTTACCTAGCCAGCCTGTTCGCTAAGGTCTTGCTCGAGGCTGCATTCATCGTAGGCCAGTATTACATTTACGGTTTCATCATGATCCCTAAGATAGAGTGCTCCCGGTCTCCTTGCCCTCATACGGTCGAGTGCTACATGTCTCGCCCCACGGAGAAgaccatcttcatcatcttcatgcTGGTGGTGTCGTGCATCTCTCTGCTCCTGAACGTGATCGAGATGTTCTACTTGATATGCCGCCGGTCGAAGAGGCATCGAGGCGCGCAGGCGAGCGCGTTCTCGCAAAGCTTAAACGGATCCAAGATGTACATTACGGGAACTTCAAAGTCTACCTGA
- the gja12.2 gene encoding gap junction Cx32.2 protein, with product MGEWGFLSNLLDKVQSHSTNIGKVWLTVLLIFRIMVLGAGLDKVWGDEQSSMVCNIKTPGCLNACYDHVFPISHMRFWVLQIIFVATPNLVYLGYVLHVIHQENKLRQHLQNQAEKHGQKLPKYTDDNGKIYYKGSLLGCYMLSLTVTILFEAGFIVAQYYLIGLWMPAQLECKVDPCPAVGLHCFTSRPTEKSVFIVFMLIVACVSLALNLGEIFYLMGRRGEYKRRKPAATETQKLTPAETFC from the coding sequence ATGGGCGAGTGGGGCTTCCTCTCCAATCTTTTAGACAAAGTGCAGTCTCACTCGACCAACATTGGGAAAGTGTGGCTGACGGTTCTTCTGATCTTCAGGATCATGGTTCTCGGCGCTGGACTGGATAAAGTCTGGGGAGACGAACAGTCCAGCATGGTGTGCAACATCAAGACCCCCGGCTGCTTGAACGCGTGCTATGACCACGTCTTCCCCATCTCCCACATGCGCTTCTGGGTGCTCCAAATCATCTTCGTGGCCACGCCAAACCTGGTCTACCTCGGCTACGTCCTGCACGTCATCCACCAGGAAAACAAACTGAGGCAGCATCTACAAAACCAGGCAGAGAAGCACGGGCAAAAACTGCCGAAATACACCGACGACAACGGGAAGATTTACTACAAAGGGAGCCTGCTCGGCTGCTATATGTTGAGTCTCACTGTTACCATTTTGTTCGAGGCGGGCTTCATCGTGGCCCAGTACTATTTAATCGGCCTTTGGATGCCCGCACAGCTAGAATGCAAGGTGGACCCTTGCCCTGCGGTCGGCCTGCATTGCTTCACGTCCCGGCCGACCGAAAAGTCCGTCTTCATCGTCTTCATGCTCATTGTGGCGTGCGTGTCTCTAGCTTTGAATCTGGGAGAGATCTTCTATCTGATGGGTCGTAGAGGGGAATACAAGAGGAGGAAACCAGCAGCGACTGAAACGCAGAAATTGACCCCCGCCGAGACATTTTGCTGA